A single window of Sphaerodactylus townsendi isolate TG3544 linkage group LG05, MPM_Stown_v2.3, whole genome shotgun sequence DNA harbors:
- the PPP1R3D gene encoding protein phosphatase 1 regulatory subunit 3D has translation MNAQAASPREPVVPRPPRRSLSYLSDLYQHMLGDEAVRGAEWRRCQPLRSSNSSGLLEVSADEEMRRRPPQSNTVTSCDPQLRPIIRRRARSLPSSPERRRTAAAQCRVPGCSTRRNRVRFADALGLELAEVKVFQAGEDPSIPLHVLSRLSINSDLCCSRLELEFTMQCLVPDFQQPADLEDFPSRLQQQRVCLERVSSSDLGLNGTVRVVNVAFEKQVAVRYTFNHWRSQHEVSARWHSSAPGKDGQGQVDAFTFFLPVPPFLLWVSSVVEFAVRYRVNGQEYWDNNGGKNYSLTCRGHPLKVPRECEESWIHFI, from the coding sequence ATGAACGCTCAAGCTGCTAGTCCTCGAGAGCCGGTGGTGCCGCGGCCTCCCCGGAGGAGCCTCAGCTACCTCTCGGATCTCTATCAGCACATGCTGGGGGACGAAGCCGTGCGGGGTGCCGAGTGGAGGCGGTGCCAGCCGCTACGGAGCAGCAACAGTTCGGGTCTTCTGGAAGTTTCGGCCGACGAGGAGATGCGACGGAGACCTCCCCAGAGTAACACGGTTACAAGCTGTGACCCGCAACTGAGGCCTATCATACGTCGCCGGGCCAGGTCtttgcccagttctccagagaggAGGAGGACCGCAGCGGCCCAGTGCCGGGTCCCGGGGTGCAGCACCCGCAGGAACCGGGTAAGGTTTGCGGATGCTCTAGGCTTGGAGCTGGCCGAAGTGAAGGTCTTCCAAGCTGGGGAGGATCCCTCGATTCCCCTGCACGTGCTGTCCCGCCTGTCCATCAATTCCGATCTGTGCTGCAGCAGGCTGGAGCTGGAATTTACCATGCAGTGCCTGGTGCCCGACTTCCAGCAGCCCGCCGACTTGGAGGATTTCCCCAGCCGCCTCCAGCAGCAGCGGGTGTGCCTGGAGCGAGTCAGCAGTTCGGATTTGGGCCTGAATGGAACTGTAAGGGTGGTGAACGTTGCCTTTGAGAAGCAGGTAGCCGTGCGCTACACCTTTAACCACTGGAGAAGTCAGCATGAAGTGAGCGCCCGGTGGCACAGCAGTGCCCCTGGGAAAGATGGGCAGGGTCAAGTAGATGCCTTCACCTTTTTCCTTCCGGtacctcctttcctcctttgggTTAGCTCGGTGGTGGAGTTTGCAGTCCGGTACCGAGTCAACGGCCAGGAGTATTGGGATAATAACGGAGGCAAGAACTACAGCCTCACCTGTAGGGGTCATCCCCTGAAGGTGCCCAGAGAATGTGAGGAGAGCTGGATCCACTTCATCTGA